Within the Clostridium scatologenes genome, the region AACTTTGTCCATAGTATAGAACTTTATATAACTTAGAGAAATATTTTATAATTCATATTTTTTATATAATTCCCAAGTATTATTATTCCACTTATATAGTGAAATATTATCAAAATAGTTTTCAAAATTACATTCATATTGATTTACATATTGCCATATTTCCTTAAATTTATCTCGAATTCTTCTAGATACAATAGTACAATGAAAAATTTTATTTTTCCCTTCATTAGGTTTGAATTCAATCCAAGATATTTTTGACAACTCATCTATGAGTTCATCATGAATTTTTTTGGCTTCATCTGACAATTTTACATTCATATATACTACATCTTCTCTAAATTTTCCAAATCCATCTATTTTAATGGATTCTTTTTTTTTATTCTTTGAAAATTCATCTAAAATTTTAATCATCTCATCTATTTTATCTGTTTCAAATGGAGCTTTTATAGTAAAATGTGCTGGGAGTTTTTGAGGTTTTTTATTAAATTTGTAGCAAACACTACTTCTTATTTCTTTATGAAAATTTAAAACTTCGCCACCTATTACACATACTAGAACATATCTATTCATTTGTTTTTCCTCCTATTAATTGTTTTATTTTTTTATTGTTGTTTAATTTTTATTTTATATTTATTATATTACTTTTTTAATTATGTAGTTTACTTTTATTTAGTTAACATAATATTTAATATGTTAATATATGTTTCTATTTTTAGTTTTAAAAGTATTTATAATGAATTTTAATAAATTTAATTTATTTTTAACATAAAAATGTTTTGAAAAAAGTCCACATAAAGTATATAATCTTTGTAAGAAATTCTTTGAGGAGGTTCATATGATTACTTTATCTTACGGTCAAGTATACAACAAAATAATTAGAAAACTTTCAATTATAAAATGGCTTCAAAAATGGAATATAGATAAAACCTTTATAGATAAACATATTAAAACCAAAGAATTTATTGATGAATTAAAAACTATTATAGAAACTGAAGATTTTTCTGCTAAATCAACTTTAAATTTGTGTAAAAATATACTTAAAGAAATGGGTGGTGATAAGTGCCCTTCTAATTGGATTGATTACATATATCAATATACTCTTAATAAAACCTTTCCCGAAACTGTTTCTATAAATCTTATAGATGAATTAAATTCTTCTTGTGAGGTTTATTTAAGAATATTCAGAGTTATATGTGAAACACAAAAAAGTTCTAAGGATAATAGTTGGCAAAGTATTTATCCAATGAATTTTTTAACTTTAGAAGAAGAAAACGAATTAGAATATCCTGAAGAATATAGAAAATTTATTAAAGCTTTCAAAGATGATTATATCTATGAAATGATGAAAATAAATGGAGAAATAACAGGCTTCAATACTTTGGATCATGTATGTGGAGTTCATTATCTTTCTCTTTTCATAGCTCGTCAGCTAAAAATTATAGGAATGCCTGTAGATTTAGGAAGAGTTTCAGGAGCTGCAGCTGGTCATGACATAGGAAAATACGGGTGCAAGGGTGCTGAACTTAAGCGTGTTCCTCATCTTCATTATTACTATACTGACCAATGGTTTCAAAAATATAGTATAAATTACATAAGAAATATAGCAATAAATCATTCTACATGGGATTTAGAGCTTGAAAATTTATCTTTGGAATCTTTACTTTTAATATATTCTGATTTTAGGGTTAAAAATGAAGTTATCAATAATATTCCAAGCATGAAGCTTTTTTCTCTTGAAAACGCTTTTTTTGTAATCTTAGATAAACTAGAAAATGTAGATGATGAGAAATGTAAACGATATAAAAAGGTTTATTCTAAATTAAAGGATTTTGAAGACTTTATATTAAGCTTAGGAGTTGATATAAAACCTAAGAAAAACTTTAATATTACAAAAAAAGAAAAGCAAAACTATGCTCTTCTCCAAGGAGATGATATAGTTCAAAATTTGAAATATTTAGCTGTGAAGCATAATATTAATCTCA harbors:
- a CDS encoding 2'-5' RNA ligase family protein, with translation MNRYVLVCVIGGEVLNFHKEIRSSVCYKFNKKPQKLPAHFTIKAPFETDKIDEMIKILDEFSKNKKKESIKIDGFGKFREDVVYMNVKLSDEAKKIHDELIDELSKISWIEFKPNEGKNKIFHCTIVSRRIRDKFKEIWQYVNQYECNFENYFDNISLYKWNNNTWELYKKYEL